A section of the Malus sylvestris chromosome 17, drMalSylv7.2, whole genome shotgun sequence genome encodes:
- the LOC126609596 gene encoding nuclear transcription factor Y subunit B-3-like, whose translation MADSDNDSGGPNDVSHGQSGELSAREQDRFLPIANVSRIMKKALPANAKISKDAKETLQECVSEFISFVTGEASDKCQREKRKTINGDDLLWAMTTLGFEEYVEPLKIYLQKYREMEGEKSTMGGGGGGREKDSSSGGGGAASGGGGGGGGVSSGISGDGYNGGYGGMVMMGHHNHHQGHMYGSGGGYQQHHMGMGGGGVGKSGGSSGGGGASVVR comes from the coding sequence ATGGCCGATTCGGATAACGACTCGGGAGGGCCCAACGACGTCAGCCACGGGCAGAGCGGGGAGTTGTCCGCGCGTGAGCAGGACCGCTTCCTGCCGATCGCGAACGTGAGCCGGATCATGAAGAAGGCGCTGCCGGCGAACGCAAAGATATCCAAGGACGCGAAGGAGACGCTGCAGGAGTGCGTGTCGGAGTTCATCAGTTTCGTCACTGGTGAGGCCTCCGACAAGTGCCAGAGGGAGAAGAGGAAAACGATCAACGGCGACGATTTGCTATGGGCGATGACCACGTTGGGGTTCGAGGAGTACGTGGAGCCGCTCAAGATTTATTTGCAAAAGTATCGGGAGATGGAGGGCGAGAAGAGCACCATGGGCGGCGGAGGTGGCGGCAGAGAGAAAGATAGTAGCAGCGGAGGCGGAGGTGCGGCGTCTGGTGGCGGAGGCGGAGGCGGCGGTGTCAGCTCTGGGATAAGTGGTGATGGGTATAATGGAGGGTATGGTGGAATGGTGATGATGGGTCATCATAATCATCATCAGGGACACATGTACGGTTCTGGTGGTGGGTATCAACAGCACCATATGGGAATGGGAGGTGGAGGAGTTGGGAAGAGTGGTGGTtcaagtggtggtggtggagcttCAGTTGTCAGGTGA
- the LOC126611769 gene encoding putative F-box/FBD/LRR-repeat protein At3g59240 gives MAVVMPLEFHLPDLVIQNIIRILPAKTAVRMSFLSKQWDRAWCLCSILDFDEGSDDENLDHDQHRKFINILKKYLELFVKDEQKKHTLDKLRVRMTGYLYKEDAKIVDKLLSCSFERNVKELDITLGRLFQSDWDWSHYYIISRMSLLDAKSLTTLSLKYVRIKNMDIHNEGSVHISLLPSLKIMSLKTVRFESDALFFLIQECPSIEYLSLTSSYFEKDDNINLVSSSLKFLEVKHCNAQVIVVWDAPNLESFTFISLSFSLLESIMLYDSYNLKNIDVHAQHLKRLHIWGCHDSLKATITAPNLVSFDFSGYLKSKVSLIAPSLRETTISLNEFWDEDLLNAFNGPWKYFPTLADLLKEFSCSENVTLIACNFKVVIFPDEFRHTFSSPLPGLIKSLRC, from the exons ATGGCCGTCGTCATGCCATTAGAGTTTCACTTACCTGACCTTGTCATCCAAAACATCATCCGAATCCTTCCCGCTAAAACCGCTGTCCGGATGAGCTTTCTTTCTAAGCAATGGGACCGCGCCTGGTGTTTGTGCTCCATATTGGATTTCGACGAGGGTAGTGATGACGAAAATCTTGATCATGATCAACACAGAAAGTTCATCAACATCTTGAAGAAGTACCTGGAACTCTTTGTGAAGGATGAGCAAAAGAAACATACATTAGATAAACTTAGGGTTCGCATGACAGGGTACCTGTACAAAGAGGACGCCAAGATCGTAGATAAGTTGTTGAGTTGCTCGTTTGAGAGAAACGTCAAAGAGTTAGACATAACCCTAGGTAGATTATTTCAGAGCGATTGGGACTGGAGTCACTACTACATCATATCTCGAATGAGTTTGCTTGATGCAAAATCTTTAACTACTCTCAGTTTGAAGTACGTGAGAATAAAGAACATGGACATACATAATGAGGGGTCTGTGCATATAAGTCTTCTTCCCTCTTTGAAAATTATGAGCCTCAAAACCGTGCGCTTTGAAAGTGATGCTCTATTTTTCTTAATTCAGGAGTGCCCTTCCATTGAGTACTTGTCATTAACTTCCTCCTATTTTGAAAAAGACGATAACATTAATCTTGTGAGTTCTAGTCTCAAGTTCTTGGAAGTTAAACATTGCAATGCTCAGGTTATCGTAGTTTGGGATGCTCCAAATCTTGAATCTTTTACGTTCATTTCATTGAGCTTTTCGCTTCTTGAGAGTATAATGTTGTATGATTCCTACAACTTGAAGAATATCGATGTTCATGCTCAGCACCTAAAACGATTACATATATGGGGATGTCATGATAGTTTGAAAGCCACAATCACTGCTCCAAATCTAGTTTCTTTTGATTTCTCTGGTTATTTAAAGTCCAAAGTTTCTTTGATAGCTCCAAGCTTAAGGGAGACCACCATCTCACTGAACGAATTTTGGGACGAAGATTTACTCAACGCTTTCAACGGACCATGGAAATATTTCCCTACACTGGCAGATTTGCTTAAAGAGTTTTCTTGCTCAGAAAATGTGACCCTCATTGCTTGCAATTTTAAG GTTGTAATCTTTCCAGATGAATTCAGACACACCTTCTCTTCGCCATTGCCTGGTCTCATAAAGTCCCTTCGGTGTTGA